In Nitrososphaerota archaeon, the genomic window CGTTGGATTTAACGGAGGACTTATGGAGCCGGCTACGGATGCTTTAGGCCCAATAAACGCCCCAACCACTCGAGGAGCTGGTATTACCGCGGCGGCTGACACCAGACTTGCCCTCCCCTTATTCCTCGGGCTTTTTACACCCGAGAAAAGCCATCCTCAGCGGATGGCACTCAGAGTAGCCTCGTCGCGCTTTCGCGCATTGCGAAGGTTTCGCGCCTGCTGCGCCCCGTAGGGCCTGGACCCTTATCTCAGTGTCCATCTCCGGGCTCCTTCTTCCAAAGCCCGTACCGGTTATAGGCTTGGTGGGCCATTACCCCACCAACTACCTGATCGGCCGCAGCCCCATCCTGAAGCGGCTGAGGAGACATGCCTCCTCAACCCTTTCGACCAAGGCCCCTTCCAGGCGCCTTGATCTATCGTGGATTAGTCCCAGTTTCCCGGGGTTATCCACGTCTTCAGGGTAGGTTGGCTACGTGTTACTGAGCCGTCCGCCACGCCTCTCACATGGTCGAGAGGCGTACGACTCGCATGGCTTAGTCCCGCTCTGAGAGCAGTTGGGTCCGGCAGGATCAACCGGAGTCAGGGCGTTTATTTGGGAGTACGGCTAAGCTCTTGCGAGGGCACACAGCCTACATCAGATTCAACAGATTATCTGTTGAATCTTCATACTTGTTAGCGCGTCTGGAGGTCTATAGCGCATTGCTTGGGTTCGACCCATAGGCTTACTATAGACGCCGCCAAGCGACGCGCAAATTAATAGTAGGTTAGAGCCCTAGATATAAGCGTTTATGTTGATATGGTCTACTGCTTTGAGAATGGTGCGGGGGGTGGGATTTGAACCCACGAACCCCTATGGGACGAGGTTCTGAGCCTCGCGCCTTTGACCTGGCTTGGCAACCCCCGCATACGCTACAGTTAGGTAAATCTTTGGGGCTACATAAGGTTGATTTTCGCTTATTTTGCTAGCTTGAGGGCCTTTGCAAGGTTCCCTTGATCGTCTCTTCTTTCGTCTACTGGTGTCTCCATGACTATCGGTAGTCTTCTGATTTCGGGTGTGTGTAGTATTGCCTTCATCCCCTTTTCGCCTATCTTCCCTAAGCCTATATGCTCGTGCCTATCTAGATGTGAGCCTAAATCGCCTACGGAGTCGTTTAAGTGCACAGCCTTGAGGTGCTGGAGGCCAACTTCTTTGTCGAGCTGGGATAGTGTTTCGTTTACGGCTTTTTGGGTCCTTAGGTCGTAGCCTGCTGCGAATGCGTGGCAGGTGTCGAAGCAGATTCCCACCCTACCTTGCTCACCAATCTCATCCATTATTCTTTTGAGATCTTTGAACCGTGAGCCGAGGCTGTTTTTCTGACCAGCGGTATTTTCGAGCAATATCATAACTTTGTTGTTCACAGCTTTGAGGGCAGATCTACAGGCTTTGACAACCCTCTGCATGCCAGCTTCCTCACCCGAACCCATGTGGCTTCCTAGGTGGAGCACAAGGTAGGGGATCTTCAGCCTCCCTGCTCTTGTTAGGTCCTCGAGCAAGCAGTTTACAGATTTTTTGTATGTTTCATCGTTTGGAGAAGCGAGGTTTGGTAGGTAAGGCATATGCGCCAAAACAGCGGTGTAGCCCCAATCTTCACATTTCTTCACAAAACGCTCCGCTTCCTCCTCATCCAACGGTTTATACGCCCAGCCTCTTGGGTTCTTCAAAAAGATTTGGAAGGCTGTGCAGCCTGCTTCCTTAGCCCTATCTACAGCCAGATCTATTGAGCCTGTGATAGAGACGTGGAAACCGATCTTAAGATCGCTTTGCACATCCTAATGCATGTGGTTAATTATGTATAAGATTTTCTAGAGTAGGAGTAGGTGGTAGAGTATCGCTTTTTGTGTGTGTAGTCTGTTTTCAGCTTCCTCCCAGACGACCGACCATTTACCGTCTATCACATCGTCTGTAACCTCTTCGCCTCTATGTGCGGGTAAGCAGTGGAGGAAGATGGCGTCACGCTTAGCCATCTCCATCAGCCTCCCGTTAACTTGGTATCTGGGTAGAAAGGTGCTAAGCCTCTTCTCTCTTTCAGCTTCCTTACCCATGGAGATAAAGGTGTCGGTGATTACGACATCCGCGTCTGTAACGGCTTCGACTGGGTCTTCGGTTATGTATATCTTCGAGTTTCCCGCTTCTTGCAAAACTTCTTTTCTTGGCTGATACTCTCTTGGGCAAGCTATGTTGAGAGTCAGATTGAGTTTAGCAGCGGCTACTATCAGTGTATTGGCTACGTTATTATCTCCATCACCAACCCAAGCGATCTTTAAGCCGCTTAACCCACCCTTCGCCTCTCTGATCGTCTGAAGGTCCGCAAGGATCTGACAAGGATGGTAAAGGTCAGATAACCCGTTTATGACCGGGATCGGGGCTGCCTCAGCAAACTTAACTAAATCTGAGTGTCTAATCACACGGAGCATCGCTGCGTGAACATATCTTGAGAGCACTCTAGCCGTGTCCTCTATGGTTTCGCCTCTAGCCAGCTGCATCTCGCTTGAATGAAGCACAATCGTGTTCCCGCCGAGTTCCTTCATGGCAACCTCAAAGCTTACACGCGTGCGTGTGGAGGGTTTTTCAAAGATCATCGCTAGTGTTTTGTCACGGAGCGGTTTATGTAGAATGCCTTGCCTCCTCTCTTTTTTGAAGCGGTCTGCGGTGTCAAGTATGGTGATTATCTCTTTCGCATCTAATTCTTTTAGCGAGAGTAGGTCAAGACCCTTTAACTTCATCTACCTCTTCAAGCGATGAATCTACACCGGGGGTATAATTATCTTTCCGAAGCGTCAAATAGTGATTTTACAAACTCGTCTGCGTCAAAGGGTTTTAGGGTGTCGTAGCTCTGCCCTACACCTAGATAGAGTATGGGTTTGCCCGTGACATAGACTATCGAGAGGGCTGCGCCCCCCTTCACATCAGCATCGACCTTAGTGAGTACAACACCGTCGAAGTTTGTAAACTTCTGAAACTCCTTAGCTTGTGATACCGCATCGTTTCCAGCCAAAGCATCTCCTACAAATATCTTGAGGTCTGGCTTCACAACGCGGATTATTTTCTCCATTTCGTCCATAAGGTTTCGGCTTGTCTGCATCCTACCAGCCGTATCGACAAGAACAACATCGACTCTATGCTTCTGAGCGTAAATCACAGCATCTCTGGCTACCGCAGCCGGGTCTGCACCATATCTTTGTGAAATAACCTTTAGACCGAGCTTCTCTGCGTGGGTCGTTAGCTGCTCTATAGCACCAGCTCTATGTGTGTCTGCGCAGGCTAATATGACGCTGAACCCCTTTTGCTTAAGAAGGTTAGCGAACTTCGCTATAGTTGTAGTCTTACCCGTGCCGTTTATGCCTAAGAAGATGATCACATACGGCTCGCCTTTAGCCTTTTTTTCACTTATCTGCTGAATAAGGTCAATAGGTTTAGCCTTAAAGAACTCTTCCCTTATTATCTCGAGCAGCTTCCTCTTAAGGTATTCTTGGGTTGGTGTGCTTCGACTAACTCTCAGCCCTACAACCTCTTGCTTAACTCTAGAGGTTAGCGCCTTGACTACCTCTTCTGCTACATCGCTCTCAAGCAGCGCTAATTCGAACTCCCATAGAACCTTTTCAACTTCATCTTCAGATAAGGTCTTTTGCGTTGCTGAGGCGGCTAAAGAGGAGAGAGCCTTCTTAAGCTTCTCAAACATCTCTAGTTAACCTTGCTCTAATTTTGCTGCTAAGTTATTCACTTGGGCTCTGTACGCATTTATTTTATTTGCTAGTTCGGCTTTCTGAGTACCGATATTTGAGAGGGCTGCTTCAAGCTGGCTTAAGCGTTCATTTAGATATTTTAGTGTGTCTTCTTTACTCTTTTCTATAACTACGCCTGCGCCAACGTTAAGCAAAAGTTTGTCAGCAGTAGGTGAGCAGACCCTCATCAGAACACCCGCCCCTAGTGGCACAAGTATCTCTGAATCTGAGCCTTCAGGTATAGATTTAAGAGCCTCTATGGTTGCTTTACTATCTAGCAAGGCTCTTGCTACTAGTGTTTCCCTCGCAGAGAGTTCATTATAGTATGATTCGAGGATCCTCAGCTCGAGAACCATCCTTTGAATCTGTTCTTCTACACTCAACTCCCAGCATCTGGTGGATTTTATCTTACATTTAAACCTTGAAGACTCTACTGAGTATCATCAACTCCGGCCCAGTAGTAAGGGACCCTACCACCGCATTACTTTGGTTGACTAATATTCCAGACGTAACAAAAGGTACACCACCGTTTATGGTTGCTGGCTCTACATCTACTGAAAAGATTTCAGAAAGGCGTTCTATCTCGGTAGGCGAAGCCTTCGGATGGACGGCTGCACCCTTATCTGTGACGGTAACAAGTGAACCGACCTGCGTGTATCCGGCTATACTTAGGGTCTCCACGGGAACATCCAGTACCTCTCTTACTGTTTTTAGGCATTCTGCGTGAAGAAGGGGTGATGCTACTGCTCCTTTATTGTTGGCTGCTAAAAGATTTCCAACGCTAGTATATTTGCTTGGTAGCCTAGCTACACGCAACCCTGTCTCTCTGCTTAACGTCTTTATTTCTTCGTCTTCTGCCAACCTTGAAACCAATATGCCGTTGTCATTCAGAGCCACCAAGGGGCCTAGGAGGCGTGAACCGGCTATGGATATTCTGATTGGTTTAACGCCTAATAGTATAGATAGTTTGGAGCATTTGGTTGAGGCTAAGCCTCGCGGCGCTAGAACGAATCGGTTATTTGCTTTAAGGAACACTCCGATGTTTGGAGATCTATAGACATCCAGCATATATATGCCCATGTTCACCAGCAGCCCCTTGGTGTCAAGCACTGCTCTCCTCTTACTACGTTCAGAGTTGGGTGAACTTAAGTATTAATGCTTAGGTGAGGTTAAAATAGCTCGCTTTAGGTAGGGATTTGGTTTGAGTTCACATCTGATGGAGCTCCCTCGTGTAATCCAGATAGGTTATGGTGTGATTAGAGAAGTAGGTAGTTTCCTCGCCAGATTTTCACCTAAACGCATTCTGATCATAAGTGGACCTATCGTGTGGGCTAGGGTTGGAGAGATGGTGGAGGATGCGTTAAAGAGGGAGGAGTTTAGGTATCGATGCATAGAGGTGGATCACTCAACTAAGAAGGAGGTGGAAGACGCTGTAAGGGTTGCTAAAGAGTTTGGCGCAGATCTAATAATAGGCTTAGGCGGGGGTAGGGCAGTAGATGTCGCTAAACTTACCTCATATTACTGTGGAGTAATTTTTGTAAGCTTACCGACCAGCGCTTCGCATGATGGGATAGCAAGCCCGCTTGCCTCAATAAAAGGCGGGGACAGGCCCTACTCATATATGACTAAACCGCCTACTGGCGTTTTGGCTGATGTAAATATTATAGCCGAAGCGCCGCCGAAGCTTCTAGCAGCTGGTTGCGGAGACCTCATAGCAAAAATAACGGCTGTTAGAGATTGGATGCTTGCAAGGGACGAGAAGCAAGAATATTTCGGCAAATATGCTGCAAACCTAGCGCTGCTGAGCGCGGAAATCGTACTATCTGAAGCTAAAGGTATAGGTAGCGGCAGTAAAGAGTATGTGAGAGATGTTGTTGAAGCTCTGATCAGCGCGGGTGTAGCTGCTGGCATAGCTGGGAGCAGCAGACCGTGCAGTGGAGCTGAGCACCTCTTCAGCCATGCGCTAGACATTATAGCGCCTAACGTAGGGCTTCATGGAGAGAAATGTGGGTTAGGTGCTGTTATGATGGCGAAGCTACACAATTTAGATTGGGAGAAGCTTAGAGATGCACTGCGTGATGTGAAGGCACCTGTGACTGCCACAGAACTGGGGTTAAGTGCTGATCAGATCGCAAAAGCCCTTGTTTTGGCACCAGATCTTAGGCCTGAAAGATATACTATTCTGCATAAAATACGTTTAAGTTATGAGCAAGCGAAGGCTCTTGCCAAAGATGTCGGGGTTATTTGACCTCTTTCTTTTCTTGCTCTTCGGGTTTTTCGGATGCTTTAGCTTCTTGAGGTTTCTCTTCCCTCTTCTTTTCTGAGCGGTATTCTTCTATGAAAATTACCTTCTCTATCTCTGGTAGGTATTTGAAGATGTCTTTTGATATTCCTCTCTTGCTTATCTGTAAGCCCTCAAATAGGTAGGTTTCTTCGGGTAGCTGTATTTTGACGGTCTTATCCTCTATGGTTGCTAAGATCTTCTTCTCATCCAAGTTTATCCAACGCTTAGTCAGATGGAGCACCTTTTCCATCGGATCTTCGAGTTTCTTCACCACCTCGATCGTGTAGGTAAGCACTTTTCCAGCCAAGCGGTGGTTAAAATCTACTTGCACCCTACCTGAACCCACAAACCTCACTATACCTACCCTCCCTTCGTACTCCACTTCGTCCCCTACGCTTATCTCCTGCGCTTTTTCACCAAATTTTCTAAGAGGGATAAGTCTGATCTTAGCAGCATCCCTTTGCCCAAAAGCCTTTTCAGGTGGTATATCGATGCTGATCTTCTCCCCTACGGAGGCTTGCTTAAGTGCTTCATCTATTCCAGGTATAACCCATCCTTCGCCTACTGAGATTAGGCGTGGTTCGTACCTTCTGGAGGTGTCGTAGATGCCTAGAGCCTTCGCCTCTTCTTCAACGGTAGTTTCAAGAGGCTCGTTTGTATCTTTGACCTTCCCAGTTAAGTTAACTAGGACGAGCGTTCCTGTTTCGAGCGGCAATTCGGAGCACAGATACGCCATCTAAAGATGGGCTAAAATACTTGTCGCTCACCGCTCTGTCGCTTCTATTCGATCTACGTATTAGTTTAGCTGTGATAGGACTTTGAGGGCTTCGTTCAAGGCTGCGGCTGTGCTGTTCTGGTAACCGAGCTGGTTTAGAGCCGCAGATACAGCTGTTACAGTAGTTAATACGTGCGGGGTGTTCACTTCACCCATGCAACCGATTCTAAAGACCTTTCCTCTGAACTCGCCAAAGCCGCCTGCGACCAATACATCAAACTTATCATCCAATAGCTTTCTGAACTTACCGTCTTCTATACCGGGAGGGTAGCTAAAGGCTAACACAACATTAGATCTAACATCCTCTTTCGCTGTTGGTTTGAGGTTTATTGCTGATAAGGCTCTGTAAAAAGCTTCAGCACATATCTTATGCCTTCTTATGCGGTTTTCCAAACCCTCCTCCAACACAATATTAAGCGCCTCATCAAGCGCGTAAAAGAGCGGTAGAGCTGGTGTGAAGGGTGTCTCCCCTCTCTCTGCATACTTAAAGTATCTTGGCATGTTGAAGTAGTGTCTTGGAGGTGGAGGGTTGCTCTCAAGATACTTCTTAACCCTATCGCTCACCGATACAATAACTACACCCGGGGGGGCAGCAAGACACTTCTGACTACCAGTTATACAAATATCGACACCAAGCTCATCTACAGGCAGCTCGTCTCCACCAAGTATGGAGATAGCGTCAACAATGTAGAAGGCACCTAGCTCTGAGGCAAGCTTACCTAGATCTCTAAGCCATCTAAATGTGACGCCGGTCGAGGTTTCATTATATATTACAAAGACTGCTTTAATATCTTTATTAGCCTCTGCCAGAGCTCTGATCTTATCCATCCGAGGAGCGTCACCAAGCGGGGCTTCCGCGACTACCGCTCTACCCCCAGCCGCTTCAACCTGCTCCGCAGCCCTCTGTCCGAACTCTCCAAAGACCGTGACAAGCACCTTATCCCCGGGTCTAACGATATTTGTTATAGCTGCTTCCACGCCTCCGGAGCCAGAGGCTGTAAACACGATTATGTCGCTCTTGGTGAGGAAGACCTTCTGGCACTTCTCTTTAATACCATTGTAGAGTTGTGTGAAGGCTGGGCTTCGATGGTTTATTATCGGCTTGAGCATAGCGTGCATAACTCGGTCAGGCACGTTAGTTGGCCCCGGTATCATAACGAGCTTTCTACGCATACCTAAACCCGTGCCAGAGGCTGATATAAGAGCTTTATCTATTAGCTTCTGAACTATTTCCGAATGTCTGACGTTGCTAATAGTTTTAGTTTTAAGCACGGCCCTTTGTTACTTCTGTTGGTTAAGCTGCTTAAGGCGCTCAACACCACCTACTTCACAAATTATTTTTGCAACAGCCCTAGGGACCAGTTCCTCCCAGGGTTCTCCCATTAACATTCTACGCCTAACTTCGGTGGCTGAGAATGTTGGGCGCTCATAGAATGGTATGTCTAATACGGTGAAACCTTCTTCTTGGAACAGCCTCCTTGTTAGAGGGTCGTTGGAGAAGACGACATCAAACTTGGGCACAGCTGCTTTAACCGAAGCAACCCAGAGCGAGTGGGCGGAAGAATCTGGCAAAGGTATGATCAGCACCCTTCTGCAGTCTATACCAGCTTCTTCTAGCGCAGCCTTTATCATATACACCCTTTCGCCCGCCGTGAAGGGGTTGTCTAGTTGATGGCTCTTGTCAGCAGAACCGACAAGGATGCATAACTCCTCGACCTTCTCCAGCGCATACCTTACAGCGTGAAGATGACCGGTGTGGAAGGGTTGGAAGCGCCCCACTAGAAGACCTCTCTGCCACATACCCTCTTATAGGCTCACAGAATTATTTAAACACCAAGCAGAGGGGTTAAAGGGGTTGGGTTGAGCGAAGCGGTAGTCGATGGCTCTTATGGTGAAGGAGGGGGGCAGATACTTAGAACCGCAGTAGCCCTATCAGCGATAATAAAAAGACCTGTAAAGGTAGTCAAGATCAGAGCTGGTAGACCCAATCCAGGGCTTAGGCCGCAGCACGTTGGTACCATAAAGATAATAGCTTCGATGTGTGACGCTGAAGTAGAAGGGCTTCACGTAGGCTCCTCCACCATCCTCTTCAAACCCAAGAGGCTCGCCGCTAGCGAGATGAGGTATGATATAGGGTCTGCTGGTGCGATAACCCTCCTCCTCCAAGTTGCGGTTATAGTAGCAGCTAAGGCCGAGCAGAAGTGTAGTTTCGAGATCATAGGTGGAACTGATGTTAAATGGAGCCCAACCATAAACTACTTTAGCTGCGTCTTCATACCAGCATTAAAGGCATTAGGAGTCGATGTGAAGCTTGCCGTGAAGAGGCGTGGCTACTACCCTAAGGGTGGTGGCTTGGTGAAAGTTGAAGTTGAGCCTGCTGAGAGCATAAAGCCCCTAACTCTAATACGGCAACCGGAATCACCAGCAAATATAATCAGCGTATGTTCGCAACTGCCACCAGAGGTTGCGAAGAGGCAGCTCAACTCAGCCCTCAACATACTCAACCAACACATGATACCAGTAGCTGACGTTAAATCCGCAGTAGAGCCTGCTATCAGCGCTGGTACATCCCTAACCATATACAGCGTAGACGAATCCAAAGGGACGTACTTGGGTGCAGACGCTATAGGTGAAAGAGGCAAACCAGCTGAGCAAGTAGGTAGGGAGGCTGCTGAAAAGTTTCTATCCGAGTGGTCTGCCCAAGTAGCCGTGGATTCCCACCTTGCAGATATGCTTGTGCTACCGCTCTCTTTGGCAGAAGGCGCTTCAACCTACACCACCTCTAAACTCACCCAGCATCTTGAAACCAACCTGTATGTTGTGAGCAGGTTGACTGGCTGCAACTATGAGTTAAACAAACTCAGCTCTGGCGCTGTTGAGGTTAAGATTACCCCCAAGATGGTTTGGCAAACAATTTAAATAACGAAAGAGCGATAGCGAAGCGGTAAAACTGTGGTAGCGTTGGGCACCAACCTTCTACTCCGCTATAGAGCCCTTGACCTCCCCATACTCTACTTGGTAACCTTCCTCACGCGTGTAGGTTTCGGAGTTGTTGTGATAGCCTTCCCTCACTACGTTAACGCAGACAGCTTTCTAACAGGGGTGGTGCTCTCAATCTACCCGGTCTTTGAAGCTTTGTCAGCAGCGCCTACTGGCATGTATGTTGATAGGCACGGGCGTAAACGTATGCTTCTCTTTGGGCTAACCTCTATGTCGATCCTAACCTTCCTCATCGGGTTATCAAGGGACACATTATTCATAGCGGTTGTGCACGGTGTCATGGGTGTCTCAGCAGCAGCCATAATTGTATCAACCCTAACAATAATCACAGATCTCACAAAGATTAGTGATAGAGGTGTAGGCATGGGCTTGTTCGATCTAGCTAACATAGCCGGTTACGCGGGAGGGATACTCATAGGCACAGGGCTCTACACCACCTTCGAAACCAACCCTAGTTACGTGTTCTTCGCCACAGCAACCCTTCTACTTACAGCAACGGTCTTAGCTAAAGTATTGGTGATCGAACCGCCACACGAGCAGCTGAGAGCGCCGCTTACATTCAACTTCTTTAAAGCTCTTAGCTGGAAGATAAAGAGCCTACTACCACTCTGGTTCGCACTCACAACTTTGGTCGGAATAGCCTTCTTTATACCAAAAGCTTTGAGCTTAGGCGGTTTCACCGTAGGGGAATCTGGGCTTCTCCTCTTCGCAGGCGCTGCGGGCTTAGGTGTAGGTGCTACGATCTTCGGTAAGGTCTCTGATAAGATAGGGCGGGAAAAGACGATGTGGATAGGCATCATCGGCATGCTCATTCTACTACCAACACTAGCCCTCTCACTATCCCCAGACACCAACCCAGAGTACCCCAGCTTCGGAGCCTATCTATATGTGATAGCGCCCTCAGCCCTAATGGTTTCTGCACTCGTGCCATCAATTCTGGCTCTAGTAGGCGACACCGCTAGATCGACTTTACGCGGCTCAGCCATGGGGCTATACAGCATCATGCTCAGCCTAGGAATAGCAGTAGGTAACGTAGTTGGGGGCGCTTCGGGTCAGATAGGCGGGTTAACCGCCATACTGTATGTTGCAGAAGGGCTGTTACTGGCCGCTGTTATCCTAACACTGCTATTGAGTAGGCTAGGTGGCGAAGATGGGTAGGACTAAACTTGACTCTAAGACGCTACAGAAGATTTTAACACTACGGTACTGGATAAGATTCATAAAATTCAATATAGTTGGGTTGACAGGCGTCTTCGTCAATGAAGGCATCCTGATGCTCTTAACCAGCCTAGGTCTATACTACATTTACTCAAGCATCGTAGCGATTGAGATATCGATAATATCAAACTTCATGCTGAACGATATTTGGACATTCAAAGATCGGAGGTCAGGACACATACTAAAGAGGTTGGTTAAGTTTAACATCCTTATGCTGGTGGGACTTGTCATAAACCTTCTCATTCTCTACGTCCTAACAGACCTAGCTTCACTCCACTACACTATCTCAAACCTCTTCGGCATAGGCATAGCCTCGATAGCAAGGTATTTAATGAGCATTAAATGGGCTTGGCTTCAACCCCAAAAGAAAGCGGAATTAAAATAGCGAGAGACTAAGAATTGAATAAAGCAGCACCACATAATTAGAATAGTTAAGCAAAATACAAGACATTTGCATAAAATTATAATGCGTAGGCTTTCTTTACCATAGGTCTAATTTAGTGCACCTATCTGTTAATATCCGCAGCATCCAAATAGAAAGACGCTATGGCGTGCCACATCTGCGGCAACATAGCGTACACTTCTGGCGCTATTTGCTGGGTATGCGCAGCATCAGACATCCTCGCCTCTAACGTTGAAAGATTAGGCTTGGCTGCGGTCGGCATCTAACACAGCAAACACAAGATTAAGAGAAACGTTCTCTTACTCTAAACCACAACTTAAATTAATCTGTGCTGTGATAGCTTTAGTGACGATAAACATGTTTAACGAAGCTTGGATGCCCGGTGCAACAGCTGTGGGTGTGACATTCAAAGATGGTGTAATCTTAGGAGCCGAAAAGAGGCTCACCTACGGCACACACGTAGTAAGTAGGAGTGGAAAGAAAGTATTCAAGATAAGCAAGACTGTGGGTGCAGCTTGCGCAGGCCTTGTAGCAGACATGCAGATCTTGGTTAGAGAAATCTCCGCTTATATCTACTTACGTGAAATCGAGTTAAATAGGTCTCTTCCACCAAACTCTGTAGCCAAACTTATGTCGGTGCTGATGTTCGAGCGTAGATGGGCGCCTCTTATAACACAAGTTGTTATAGGTGGGGTTGATGACACACCAGCGATCTATGTGCTTGACCCGTTAGGATCTGTTATACCAGACGACTATGCCACTGTAGGCTCCGGTGCTGAGATGGCTATAGGTGTGCTGGAGAGCGAATACCGAAAGGATATGAGCGAAGAGGAGGCTAAGGCGCTTGTCATCAAGGCTATAAAGTCAGCCATACAGCGTGACGCAGCGAGCGGCGATGGCATAGATCTTCTTATAATAACTAAGAACGGCATGAAAGAGGAGACAATCAAACTTTAACTTGCCATCACCTATCTAAGGTTGAAGATAGGGTGATGCAGCCTCAAAGAGCTGCTGCGGTCGAAAGAATACCGGTTGAGCTAAAGCAGATACTTAAGAAGCAAGGCTATCATCTGGTCGGTACGCACTCGGCGACGAAGAAGTGTTTGTGGCTTCACAACAGCCTCGTCTACAAGCGCCCCTGCTATAAGGAGAAGTTCTATGGGATAAGTTCACACCGATGCCTCCAAGCATCACCAGCCGTCTTAAGCTGCTTGACTAAATGTATGCACTGTTGGCGCATTTTGCCGGGTGATGAAGGGTATAGTTGGAGCGATACATTCAGCAACACTTGGGATGAGCCGAAGTTTATTGCTGAGGGGTTGATAGCTGAGCATAGGAGGATCGTCTGCGGCTACGGTGCGTTAGTCAAAGAAGGTAGGGTTGAGAAGAGCAGGTTTAGGGAATCTATGGAGCCGACAAATGTTGCTCTGTCGCTCTCCGGTGAACCAACCCTATACCCCTATTTAACTGACTTAATAAAGGAGTTCAAGAAGAGGGGGATGACGGTCTTCTTAGTAACATCAGGTGTTCTGCCGAAGGCTCTAAGTAGGCTCGTTGAGTCAGATGCTGAACCCACTCAACTTTACATCTCGCTCACAGCTTGGGATGAAGAGTCTTACCAGAGGT contains:
- a CDS encoding RNA 3'-terminal phosphate cyclase encodes the protein MSEAVVDGSYGEGGGQILRTAVALSAIIKRPVKVVKIRAGRPNPGLRPQHVGTIKIIASMCDAEVEGLHVGSSTILFKPKRLAASEMRYDIGSAGAITLLLQVAVIVAAKAEQKCSFEIIGGTDVKWSPTINYFSCVFIPALKALGVDVKLAVKRRGYYPKGGGLVKVEVEPAESIKPLTLIRQPESPANIISVCSQLPPEVAKRQLNSALNILNQHMIPVADVKSAVEPAISAGTSLTIYSVDESKGTYLGADAIGERGKPAEQVGREAAEKFLSEWSAQVAVDSHLADMLVLPLSLAEGASTYTTSKLTQHLETNLYVVSRLTGCNYELNKLSSGAVEVKITPKMVWQTI
- a CDS encoding MFS transporter; the protein is MVALGTNLLLRYRALDLPILYLVTFLTRVGFGVVVIAFPHYVNADSFLTGVVLSIYPVFEALSAAPTGMYVDRHGRKRMLLFGLTSMSILTFLIGLSRDTLFIAVVHGVMGVSAAAIIVSTLTIITDLTKISDRGVGMGLFDLANIAGYAGGILIGTGLYTTFETNPSYVFFATATLLLTATVLAKVLVIEPPHEQLRAPLTFNFFKALSWKIKSLLPLWFALTTLVGIAFFIPKALSLGGFTVGESGLLLFAGAAGLGVGATIFGKVSDKIGREKTMWIGIIGMLILLPTLALSLSPDTNPEYPSFGAYLYVIAPSALMVSALVPSILALVGDTARSTLRGSAMGLYSIMLSLGIAVGNVVGGASGQIGGLTAILYVAEGLLLAAVILTLLLSRLGGEDG
- a CDS encoding GtrA family protein, whose translation is MGRTKLDSKTLQKILTLRYWIRFIKFNIVGLTGVFVNEGILMLLTSLGLYYIYSSIVAIEISIISNFMLNDIWTFKDRRSGHILKRLVKFNILMLVGLVINLLILYVLTDLASLHYTISNLFGIGIASIARYLMSIKWAWLQPQKKAELK
- a CDS encoding proteasome subunit beta, producing the protein MPGATAVGVTFKDGVILGAEKRLTYGTHVVSRSGKKVFKISKTVGAACAGLVADMQILVREISAYIYLREIELNRSLPPNSVAKLMSVLMFERRWAPLITQVVIGGVDDTPAIYVLDPLGSVIPDDYATVGSGAEMAIGVLESEYRKDMSEEEAKALVIKAIKSAIQRDAASGDGIDLLIITKNGMKEETIKL
- a CDS encoding 4-demethylwyosine synthase TYW1, whose amino-acid sequence is MQPQRAAAVERIPVELKQILKKQGYHLVGTHSATKKCLWLHNSLVYKRPCYKEKFYGISSHRCLQASPAVLSCLTKCMHCWRILPGDEGYSWSDTFSNTWDEPKFIAEGLIAEHRRIVCGYGALVKEGRVEKSRFRESMEPTNVALSLSGEPTLYPYLTDLIKEFKKRGMTVFLVTSGVLPKALSRLVESDAEPTQLYISLTAWDEESYQRLNRPIEPKLWSALQKSLELTSTFTCPTVFRITLMHGLNDHPEALIGFSTIVSKHQPTYVEVKAYMHIGYSTKRLEKSAMPRFSQVYAAAEEISQQTGYQMAGKDEDSRVALLKK